The Solanum pennellii chromosome 4, SPENNV200 genomic interval CCCAAAGTAACTAACTCGCAACTATTCTATTAATGTCCCAAAATTTGCCTGAAGTTTGAATTATGTAAGCACTCAACTTCTTTAATATCTTTGTTATccccaattttcttttattcgtAACACCTTTAGATTTCTCAGCTCAAATGGGAAATGCAAATGGAGCTAATTGGCAGAAAGAGGTTTACCAAAAGGTTTTGTTTGCAATGGTATTTTTATTTGCTCAAGATTTTAATAACTGAGGATATTACATACGACTCGctgaaaattgattttttttgcaTTGAGTTGTGATGTGGAAtttgttttaatgatttttttttaatgcagATTAAGTCTACGACGGAGATGTATTTATTAGAGCACAAGTATATATACCTGAAAATTGCTTCTAAAGTCCGGCAGGTTTGTTTTTAGCTAAATTTGCAGATCCCAAGCAAACCATAGTCCTTGATATAATTGTTACTGGATTTTGAGTCTTAACTCTTCTCTTTTACTTCCTTTGATCATCATAATGTCCCACTTATTGATGCTTTCGGATGACTTCTTAGGACATGTCTATACCTTCTTAGGTGATAGAGCCATCCTATACGACGTCTCAGTTTAACGTTTATGTGTTTCCCTCACTGAAAGGGATCAAGGCCTCACTAATTCTTTGGGCTTGGGCTTTATATATCTGAGTTTTAAAAAGCACTCATAACAACATTTTGTTGAAACATAGAATGCTGGTtagtttgttttcttttgctttgttttttttttttgctttgtttTATTTGATGGTTGAAGGTAACGTATGTTTTCAGTTTTACTATGTTATTTGTCTCTTAATGCCTTCTCTCGAGTTTTCCGGCCTTTTTCTTGGCATGTGAGGGGTACTAAGGGGTCGTTTGATAATTGGTTAAAGTTATGCACATCTTAGTAATGTAGGCATTAGTTATGAGTGAAgctatgtattattttatgtagaTATTCGTTATGTAGAGATTGgttattcatgtattatttATTCCACCTTTACCCTGCATAAAATATTACATAGATTCCCAATAATTATAGATTGTCAGGTAACGTATTAATTTTACACATGAATTACTTATTTCCTATCTATCTACCAAACGTCGTATAAGTTATGTTGAAATTAACGTGGATAACTTGTTTCTTATGCaggtaccaaacgaccccttaaagCTAAATCCATTCTACACATATAAAACTCTTCTAATCTATCTCAGGTTCTATAGTTCTCTTTCAAAACACagttacataattttttttattttctttggatTGTGAATAAAGGATTTTGATTAGGTCAGAAATTGAGATGGATTGGAAAAATTGGATGGCTGCTCAGACTTGGGAAGGTGGTTTAGGTGCTGGAGCTGCCGCCGGAAATGTGTATTCCAGTGATTGGCGTATTGGACATGCGCCCTATACTCGTCAAAGGATTGTCAACCAAATGTAAACTTTTAAAAGAATTTGCAGCTTGTTCTTGTGATTTTGTTGAAGATTTTTGATTTGGAATTTAGGGTTCTTCAGTGTTTTATCAGTTTTATGAGAATAGCTAGTTAGGCAGAACCTGTTTTTTTTAGATCTCAATTTTGTCAAAACTCACTTCTCTAAGTGAATTGGGGGATTTCTATTACTATTACTTGGTGGAGTAATTGAAAGTTCATGGcgaagttttttttattaaatctgGTGTCTAGGCCGACTTTCGTGTGTTTAGACTAATTTTATAGGATCTAAACCAGTCCACCAAGGCTAGGACATAGGTGAAGAAATCACCTGTATCAACATTAGATCACACCCTTGACTACTTCATGCCCTAAACATTTCCAATTTAGGTTATCAATCAAGAAACTATTTCAAGTGGAAAacctactttttctttttgttccttatattttgttttaaattttgtcGAAACGACAGGTAGTTGCTTGATCTAATTGGATTATAACTACTGATATTCTTTAGAGAAAACAAGTCTTAAGTCTTTCACAGCAGGGGCATGATGACAAAttgtttttgatatatttgtgaAGCATTTATCTAGATTGTGTTCTTGTCAAAGCCTTTAAGCTGATCTTTTGTCGATATGTTTGTATAGATTGGAGGAAATTCAGAGGATTTTTCCTGTCTTTAGGCATCAGAATGTACAGGAACTTACGGAAATTGCAGTGTTGTTTGAGGAAAAGACGTATAATGTTGCTACAAGTTGGGTATGCAGTctaaactcttttctgtttatttGAATGATGCAATTTGTTCTCCACTTCATTTGATGTTTCTATTCCTGCTTTTTGTATACTtgcatacattttaatttccaGTCATCTAGACATGTTGTATGCATTCTAACTTAAATTTATCTAATATTGCAGTATGATTATCTGTATAGAATATTCTCTAAACTGCGTGGAATGGCCCATTATTGTCATATCAACACTGAAATTAGTGGTCAGAATGCCCATGGTCCAGGTGAACAATGAAAGTCCATGttttttatttcacattttcacTTGCAATgtgaaattaagaaaaatgatcctctcatttttaatattcttttttcaaatttcctATGTGGTATCGTGCATACCAACAGGGAAgccttttgttgttgttgcaaaAGTAGACTTTGAAGGGACTTGTTTGTTAAATAAATTCTTGAGCTTTTGAGTTTTGTTGGAAGCAAACTTTCCCTTTGAAATcctattttttttggttgtcattttacTCATTTCTAAAAttcctttttaaaattgaaatttcaacCTAAGGGATGACAATGGAAGCTACTGTCTATGAAACTACTTCTGGGCCGGAGGATAGTGACAAGGAAGAGGATGATGTTGTTGTAGAGGAGGTGGTGGGTACAAAGGAGCAAAACAATGCTGTTGGACACAAAGACAATGTCCGAGTTGTGGAGAATgaggtaattttatttttgtagttcTGCTTtcccattttttttgtttctttgatgcATTTTCTCTATTAAAATGGAAGAGAAAAAATAGCATTATACCATTGATTTGTTTGTTGTTAATGATACAAATTGAATTTTTGTATTTGCCAAGTTGACTATCTAGCATAAGAAGACCAGGCCACTGATTTACATTTTGTTGTGGGGGTAATTGGGGTAAAATTAGTTGATGTTAGTAGTTGCTGGTGTTGATGGTGGTGGTTGATAATGTGTTGGTGGCGGTTTTAGTTGTGATGATAGAGTTGGTTGGTAGTAGGGATTAGTGATAATGGTGGTGGTGGCGGCTGTGACAGTGGTGTCAGTTGATATAATCATAATGATGTGGATGGTAAGTGTGGTAGCGATTGACAATAGTGGTTGGCAACGATGGTGGTTGTGGTGGCAGACAAGGTTAGTGGTATGGTCAGTGGTGATTGTTAATAGAGTGGAGGTGAAAATTATCCAAACAAATATACCTCTTAATAAGACATTCAAGATCGTAATGATTAAGACCTATTCAGATCAAATAATTGCTTAAATCTTATTGTATGCAAATGCATTAATGACCTAAGGTTTGAACTATTCATACCAACATTGTTAAGTACAGGCTAATGAGGCCTAAGAGCGACACTCTAGTATCCACTTGTACCTAAACTTGTCAGGGAGTAATCCAAAGTTAACGAGTGTTTTTATATGCGTGGAGTTGGGGGtggtagatgattttaactGTATACTTGTGATCATTCTGATAGTATAAATCTCCTAAGTTACCAATGATCTctctttttttgtataaatgATCTCTTCTGTTTTAAGGtctcttaaaatatattaaccTCTTAAGTTACTAGTAGTTGCTAGTGTGTTTTATTCTAAGATCTCTTGTGGATTGAGTTCTGGTGCTAAACTTGATGATCGTTCAGCCCAAGTTGAGGAACGATTAGAGAAAATGGAAGCTCATTTGGAAAAGATGGAGACATTGTTGGTTGATATTAACAAAAAGTTGAACTACTTAGTGAAGATATAGGATGCTAAAGTGTCTAGGGACTTTAGACGTCCAACTAAGTACATCAGATCCTCGCGGACTGGTAATGACCAATCAAAGAGGAAACGTAGTGCAGTTGAGATAGTAAGGCAGTCGTGCAAGCATTGACGATGGGAAGAGGTGCAATAGTGCAGTAGTTCCTCCTGTTGCTTTGCATGATGATTGTGTCGTAAATGTTCAATTTACTAAGTTATCAAGTAAAAAagaaactatttatttaatttctcttctttttttttaaaaaaaataatctaagatCTCTGTCCTTCTCTAAAATTCTAAGATCTCTGTGTTTAAGGTTAATCTTCTTCTAAAGCCACGATTTTTTAGCAGGAATCTAGCTCCAACAAAGTTGTTGGGAGGCCTTCTgtatttttcaagtaaaatgagTAAGTAATTGTTCACATCCATCATATATTTCTTTTGCATcgttttaattatattttctttttacggTATCTATTATGTGtttcattaaattttgatttaccTTAATAATGAGATTAGATTCCTTCCACAATCATTATTCTATGAACATGGTCAAACATCTATTTCTTATAATTCTTCCCACTCTTGGTGAATAATAACTTACTGCTTTGGCTGAAAACCCTTTTGTTGTTGTGTTCTGGCTTTGGGTTGGATGATCTTTTATCAATCTGATAATTTATAGTAAAGATGTAATCATTGTGGCGATGCTATTTATAGTCTGTTTGGCCAAATATTTTGAAGGCTAAAACAAAGATGATGTGTTTGGCTATGTTTTTGTGGAAAATAAGAGCTTCTAGGAAGTTGTAGGAGTTATTTTTCCGAAATTATGAGAGTAGTTTTCCCTAAAAACACTTTTGAGAAAAACGcacttttcaaaataaactGATTTTAGAAATTCGGCCAAATAGGCTACAATTCTATTACAAGTTTATAATACGTAAGTACTAATACTGTGTCTTTCTTTTTTCAGAGGAGATCGGAAGGTGGAGCTTTTATCAAACAGTGAGAGAGACAAAAAGAGATGCATCTTCAGTTGCtttgaatttatgaatttatgaatttatataacTTGGCTTGTTGATTTTTATGTCCTTTGAAGTTTTACTATGGATCTAGTTATATCTTAAGAGTACAATTACCTTAATGTTGCTTGATATAATGTTGAATGTTGATCAACTAAATTATACAGTGATTGTCAAGTGTCCTAAAACATTTTTCTTGTGTTGGATTTTTCAcaacatatatatgtgtgttgTTTAAGTTTGACACACGATTTGAACATGCAAAGAGGAGATGAATAGACGTCTCACTTAGGAGGTCTGAGAGGTTGGATACAATGAGTTATAAGGAGAGGTGAATAGGTAGGGTATAACAGAACTTAAGCTTATTGAGGATGTTATGTAGGTTGCGTATTGGTATAGAACGTTGGTAGGTATTTGAGTTGTCTTGTTTTTTGGTGGTAGGGTGGTAGCTCGTAGCCCTATATCTGTCGTAATTTTATTGTAGGCAAGTAATTTATTCCTTTTGATATATGATATTATCTGTTGTTTATTGTATTTGAGTTGTCTTGTTTTTTGGTGGTAGGGTGGTAGCTCGTAGCCCTATATCTGTCGTAATTTTATTGTAGGCAAGTAATTTCTTCCTTTTGATATATGATATTATCtgttgtttattatattttagtatCACGTTATTAGTCCTTGTTAGTATTCCTttttgggaaacttacataaatatgctataataaaaaaatatttaccatttatagcaataatttttttttcacttaatcacttttaattcatttataata includes:
- the LOC107016163 gene encoding uncharacterized protein LOC107016163 isoform X2 is translated as MKLLLINEVREALMRFHKLQALQEHIYSLIKSTTEMYLLEHKYIYLKIASKVRQVPNDPLKLNPFYTYKTLLIYLRSEIEMDWKNWMAAQTWEGGLGAGAAAGNVYSSDWRIGHAPYTRQRIVNQILEEIQRIFPVFRHQNVQELTEIAVLFEEKTYNVATSWYDYLYRIFSKLRGMAHYCHINTEISGQNAHGPGMTMEATVYETTSGPEDSDKEEDDVVVEEVVGTKEQNNAVGHKDNVRVVENEESSSNKVVGRPSVFFK
- the LOC107016163 gene encoding mediator of RNA polymerase II transcription subunit 15a isoform X4, with the protein product MGNANGANWQKEVYQKIKSTTEMYLLEHKYIYLKIASKVRQVPNDPLKLNPFYTYKTLLIYLRSEIEMDWKNWMAAQTWEGGLGAGAAAGNVYSSDWRIGHAPYTRQRIVNQILEEIQRIFPVFRHQNVQELTEIAVLFEEKTYNVATSWYDYLYRIFSKLRGMAHYCHINTEISGQNAHGPGMTMEATVYETTSGPEDSDKEEDDVVVEEVVGTKEQNNAVGHKDNVRVVENEQESSSNKVVGRPSVFFK
- the LOC107016163 gene encoding uncharacterized protein LOC107016163 isoform X3 — encoded protein: MGNANGANWQKEVYQKVLFAMIKSTTEMYLLEHKYIYLKIASKVRQVPNDPLKLNPFYTYKTLLIYLRSEIEMDWKNWMAAQTWEGGLGAGAAAGNVYSSDWRIGHAPYTRQRIVNQILEEIQRIFPVFRHQNVQELTEIAVLFEEKTYNVATSWYDYLYRIFSKLRGMAHYCHINTEISGQNAHGPGMTMEATVYETTSGPEDSDKEEDDVVVEEVVGTKEQNNAVGHKDNVRVVENEQESSSNKVVGRPSVFFK
- the LOC107016163 gene encoding uncharacterized protein LOC107016163 isoform X5, whose product is MKLLLINEIKSTTEMYLLEHKYIYLKIASKVRQVPNDPLKLNPFYTYKTLLIYLRSEIEMDWKNWMAAQTWEGGLGAGAAAGNVYSSDWRIGHAPYTRQRIVNQILEEIQRIFPVFRHQNVQELTEIAVLFEEKTYNVATSWYDYLYRIFSKLRGMAHYCHINTEISGQNAHGPGMTMEATVYETTSGPEDSDKEEDDVVVEEVVGTKEQNNAVGHKDNVRVVENEQESSSNKVVGRPSVFFK
- the LOC107016163 gene encoding uncharacterized protein LOC107016163 isoform X1, which encodes MKLLLINEVREALMRFHKLQALQEHIYSLIKSTTEMYLLEHKYIYLKIASKVRQVPNDPLKLNPFYTYKTLLIYLRSEIEMDWKNWMAAQTWEGGLGAGAAAGNVYSSDWRIGHAPYTRQRIVNQILEEIQRIFPVFRHQNVQELTEIAVLFEEKTYNVATSWYDYLYRIFSKLRGMAHYCHINTEISGQNAHGPGMTMEATVYETTSGPEDSDKEEDDVVVEEVVGTKEQNNAVGHKDNVRVVENEQESSSNKVVGRPSVFFK
- the LOC107016163 gene encoding uncharacterized protein LOC107016163 isoform X6 → MKLLLINEVREALMRFHKLQALQEHIYSFVLISNAQMGNANGANWQKEVYQKVLFAMIKSTTEMYLLEHKYIYLKIASKVRQVPNDPLKLNPFYTYKTLLIYLRSEIEMDWKNWMAAQTWEGGLGAGAAAGNVYSSDWRIGHAPYTRQRIVNQILEEIQRIFPVFRHQNVQELTEIAVLFEEKTYNVATSWYDYLYRIFSKLRGMAHYCHINTEISGQNAHGPGMTMEATVYETTSGPEDSDKEEDDVVVEEVVGTKEQNNAVGHKDNVRVVENEQESSSNKVVGRPSVFFK